The following proteins are encoded in a genomic region of Bacillus sp. FJAT-22090:
- a CDS encoding M20/M25/M40 family metallo-hydrolase, which yields MNRLIEEFFELVKIDSETKHEEIIAPVLIDKLEKLGFSVVQDDAHTRNGHGAGNLIATLKGQKSEVDSIYFTVHMDTVVPGKGIQPVLKEDGYIYSDGTTILGADDKAGIAALFEAIKRLKEENIAHGDIQVVITAGEESGLVGAKELDPSMITAKYGYAIDSDGTVGGIVTAAPFQSKLWTTIKGRTAHAGVAPEKGISAITLASKAISAMKLGRIDEETTANIGRFEGGQATNIVCDEVHILSEARSINKEKLDVQVAHMVQIFAEIAANNGGSAETETQLMYPGFHFEEDHHVVQVAKRAVERIGRTADIKRSGGGSDANVIAGFGIPTVILSVGYEEIHTTNERMPVEELEKLADLLVEIVRVAAE from the coding sequence ATGAATCGTTTAATAGAAGAATTTTTTGAACTAGTTAAAATTGACTCAGAAACAAAACACGAAGAAATTATAGCACCTGTTTTAATTGATAAATTAGAGAAACTTGGATTTTCCGTTGTCCAAGACGATGCCCACACTAGAAATGGACACGGTGCAGGAAATTTAATAGCAACTTTAAAAGGTCAAAAATCAGAAGTAGATAGTATATATTTCACCGTTCATATGGATACAGTTGTACCTGGTAAAGGAATTCAACCAGTTTTAAAAGAAGATGGCTATATCTATTCAGATGGAACTACGATTTTAGGGGCTGATGACAAAGCAGGAATCGCTGCTCTATTTGAAGCAATCAAACGATTAAAAGAGGAAAACATCGCACACGGAGATATTCAAGTAGTTATTACTGCTGGAGAAGAAAGCGGTTTAGTTGGTGCAAAAGAATTGGATCCATCCATGATAACAGCCAAATATGGCTATGCAATTGATAGCGATGGAACTGTCGGTGGTATCGTAACAGCAGCACCGTTCCAATCGAAACTTTGGACGACTATAAAGGGTAGAACTGCACATGCAGGAGTAGCTCCAGAAAAAGGAATATCAGCAATCACACTAGCTTCCAAGGCAATTTCAGCAATGAAGCTAGGTCGTATCGATGAAGAAACCACTGCTAACATTGGGCGTTTTGAAGGTGGACAAGCTACTAATATCGTTTGTGATGAAGTTCACATTTTATCCGAGGCACGCTCCATCAACAAAGAAAAACTTGATGTTCAAGTAGCACATATGGTTCAAATTTTTGCTGAGATTGCAGCTAATAACGGTGGTTCGGCTGAGACTGAAACCCAGTTAATGTATCCTGGATTCCACTTTGAGGAAGATCATCATGTAGTACAGGTTGCGAAACGAGCAGTTGAAAGAATAGGAAGAACTGCCGATATTAAGAGAAGTGGCGGAGGTAGTGACGCTAATGTAATTGCTGGTTTTGGTATTCCAACGGTTATACTGTCGGTTGGTTATGAAGAAATTCATACAACTAACGAGCGTATGCCAGTAGAAGAGCTAGAAAAGCTTGCAGATTTACTTGTCGAAATTGTAAGAGTAGCTGCAGAATAA
- a CDS encoding chemotaxis protein CheW, translating to MSSEKVVVFQCGNEDYAVPIEHVISIEKLEHINPIPHLPNYLIGLMKIRGELVPIIDFEQILYNRNGADFESSRVITMHTQDMSIGLLVKEAKEILDIPSVDIKQIGLVNYTKTQYFTGVANLENRMITIVEPSILVRTLDGIKDIQSYLESAKKEEVGS from the coding sequence TTGAGTAGTGAGAAAGTAGTTGTCTTTCAATGTGGGAATGAAGATTATGCTGTACCTATTGAACATGTTATTTCTATTGAAAAATTAGAGCATATTAATCCAATACCACATTTACCAAATTATTTAATTGGATTAATGAAAATCCGAGGCGAACTTGTGCCAATTATCGATTTTGAGCAAATTTTATATAATCGTAATGGTGCAGATTTTGAATCTTCACGAGTTATAACGATGCATACACAAGATATGTCCATTGGACTTCTAGTGAAGGAAGCCAAAGAAATACTAGATATACCATCAGTAGATATTAAGCAAATTGGTTTAGTAAACTATACAAAAACGCAGTATTTTACTGGTGTTGCAAATTTAGAAAATCGAATGATTACGATTGTTGAACCATCCATTTTAGTTCGAACATTGGACGGGATCAAAGATATTCAGTCCTATTTAGAATCAGCAAAAAAAGAGGAAGTAGGTAGCTAA
- a CDS encoding DNA polymerase IV has translation MKRKNRIIFHIDMNSFYASVEQAYDPSLKGKAIAIAGNPKERRGILVTCSYEARAKGVYTTMSVWEAKRKCPEIILLPPNFERYRIASKAMFDILRSYTPLVEPVSIDEGYMDVSELNLSGNAVSLAESIQNRLVSELDLPSSIGIAPNKFLAKTASNMKKPMGITVLRKREVAEKLWPLPVIEMHGVGESTSNKLAELGIKTIGDLATIETGVIKERLGKVGLRLLERANGVDNRDVDPTSVFDTKSVGNSTTLPYDETNPDELNKVILKLSKKVASRLEAKNLAGQSINIHIRDADWKNKTRSKTVQNRLFEEREIYQLAKSLFHSTWNGEAIRLLGVTVNNVHDKGDYVEQLSIFNFEEHAKEEPILKLVEQLQEKFGKDTIKRGIKLKKNPSLESKTSFSKDFLDDHKL, from the coding sequence TTGAAGAGAAAAAATAGAATAATTTTTCATATAGATATGAATAGTTTCTATGCTTCTGTTGAACAGGCGTATGATCCCTCATTAAAAGGAAAAGCAATCGCAATTGCTGGAAACCCAAAGGAACGCAGAGGCATCCTTGTAACTTGCTCTTATGAGGCAAGGGCTAAAGGTGTTTATACGACAATGTCTGTTTGGGAAGCGAAACGTAAATGCCCGGAGATTATTTTACTTCCTCCCAACTTTGAAAGATATCGTATTGCTTCTAAAGCTATGTTTGATATATTACGTTCATATACACCTCTTGTGGAACCTGTATCGATCGATGAAGGGTATATGGATGTAAGTGAATTAAATCTTTCAGGAAACGCAGTAAGTTTGGCAGAATCTATTCAAAATAGATTGGTAAGTGAATTGGATTTACCTAGCTCAATCGGAATAGCTCCCAATAAATTTTTAGCAAAAACTGCTTCTAATATGAAAAAGCCAATGGGAATTACCGTTCTGCGAAAACGAGAAGTTGCTGAAAAGCTATGGCCTCTTCCTGTTATTGAAATGCATGGGGTAGGTGAAAGCACGTCAAACAAACTTGCAGAGTTAGGCATTAAAACCATTGGTGATTTGGCTACTATCGAAACTGGAGTTATTAAAGAAAGATTAGGTAAAGTTGGTTTGCGACTTTTGGAAAGAGCAAATGGTGTAGATAATCGCGATGTAGATCCAACCTCCGTTTTTGATACAAAAAGCGTTGGCAATTCCACTACCCTACCTTATGATGAAACCAATCCGGACGAGCTAAACAAGGTAATTTTGAAACTCTCCAAAAAAGTGGCTTCCCGTCTAGAGGCTAAAAATCTTGCTGGACAGTCTATTAACATTCATATTCGCGATGCTGATTGGAAAAATAAGACGAGAAGCAAAACTGTACAGAACCGTCTATTCGAAGAACGTGAGATATATCAGTTAGCAAAGTCCTTATTTCACTCTACTTGGAATGGAGAGGCTATACGACTTTTAGGTGTGACAGTGAATAATGTACATGATAAAGGTGATTATGTAGAACAATTATCGATTTTCAACTTTGAAGAACATGCTAAAGAAGAACCAATCTTGAAGCTAGTTGAACAGCTACAGGAAAAGTTCGGAAAAGACACAATCAAGAGAGGAATTAAATTAAAAAAGAATCCTTCTTTAGAATCGAAAACAAGCTTTAGTAAAGACTTTTTAGATGATCATAAATTGTAA
- a CDS encoding UDP-N-acetylmuramoyl-L-alanyl-D-glutamate--2,6-diaminopimelate ligase, whose protein sequence is MNLDLLLQPLGISVSDKDKSLVINGLSFDSSKIDKHFIFIAIAGTNTDGHLFINDAIKNGAAAIIGEQDIQDLDVPYFKVPNARKALAVLASTFHHNPTQNKIMIGVTGTNGKTTTSYMLKHILESHGISCALFGSVSTVINGFENTSTHTTLDPLTFHQLLSFSHDEIVIMEVSSHGLTQHRVEGIEFDYCIFTNLEPEHLDYHQNMESYYLAKQSLFDHLKLNGVAIVNSVTEWGERLSSYVLSKNKNVVKVNGKDSAYFTSEEELITTSNSETISYPLTTCMRGQHNVENASLAFLTSISLGLEPSSIVEALTNFEGVPGRFQLFSHPSGANFVIDYAHTSNAFYHILDTVHSYKPRKIIHVFGFRGNRDVQKRKNMIDISTSNCDVSILTFDDLNGLTPDQMINELTQLNLKNKCIVIPDRTLAIQHAWELAHDQDWVVITGKGIEDYQQTFSLPTKSDMDTLHFLNHSLSFQKEHL, encoded by the coding sequence ATGAATTTAGATTTATTGTTACAGCCATTAGGTATTTCTGTAAGCGACAAGGATAAATCTTTAGTAATAAATGGATTGTCTTTTGATTCTTCCAAGATCGATAAACATTTCATATTTATAGCAATTGCTGGCACGAATACGGATGGTCACCTTTTTATAAATGATGCTATAAAAAACGGCGCGGCTGCAATAATAGGGGAACAAGATATACAAGATTTAGATGTACCATACTTTAAAGTCCCTAATGCAAGGAAAGCGTTAGCAGTTTTAGCTAGTACTTTTCACCATAATCCAACTCAAAATAAAATAATGATAGGTGTAACTGGTACAAATGGAAAGACAACGACCTCTTATATGCTCAAGCATATTCTTGAATCACATGGTATATCCTGTGCGTTGTTTGGAAGTGTATCAACTGTAATAAATGGATTCGAAAACACGTCTACTCATACGACTTTAGATCCTTTAACTTTTCACCAACTATTATCCTTTAGCCATGATGAAATTGTGATTATGGAAGTGTCATCCCATGGCTTAACACAACACAGAGTTGAAGGCATAGAATTTGACTATTGTATTTTTACTAACTTAGAACCTGAACACCTTGATTATCACCAAAACATGGAGTCTTACTATTTAGCAAAACAATCACTATTTGATCATTTGAAATTAAATGGTGTCGCTATCGTAAATTCTGTTACTGAATGGGGCGAAAGATTAAGTTCCTATGTTTTATCAAAAAACAAAAACGTAGTAAAAGTTAATGGCAAAGACTCCGCTTATTTTACATCTGAAGAAGAGCTAATAACAACTTCAAATTCGGAGACAATATCCTACCCTCTTACAACATGTATGAGAGGCCAGCATAATGTTGAAAATGCCTCTTTAGCTTTTTTAACTTCTATTTCATTAGGTCTTGAACCTTCCTCTATTGTCGAAGCGCTTACTAATTTTGAAGGAGTCCCAGGAAGATTTCAGTTATTCTCTCACCCTTCAGGTGCTAATTTTGTAATAGACTACGCACATACAAGCAATGCTTTTTATCATATTCTGGATACTGTTCATTCTTATAAGCCTCGAAAAATTATACATGTATTTGGATTCAGAGGGAATCGAGATGTTCAGAAGAGAAAAAATATGATTGACATTTCAACAAGCAATTGTGATGTAAGTATACTTACATTCGATGATCTAAATGGTTTAACTCCTGACCAAATGATAAATGAACTAACTCAACTCAATTTAAAGAATAAATGCATCGTAATCCCTGATCGTACATTAGCTATTCAACATGCATGGGAACTAGCACATGACCAGGATTGGGTAGTGATTACAGGGAAAGGCATAGAAGATTACCAACAAACGTTCTCTTTACCAACTAAGTCTGATATGGACACACTACATTTTCTAAATCATTCTTTATCCTTCCAAAAGGAGCATTTATAG
- the rnz gene encoding ribonuclease Z: MKLLFLGTGAGMPSKQRNTTSTVLKLLEERGAFWMFDCGEATQHQILRTTLKPRKLEKLFITHLHGDHIYGLPGLLGSRSFLGGEEELTIYGPSGIKAWIELTLTTSKTYIKYPLTIIEIEEGIVFEDEQFIVEAKLLEHVIPCFGYKITQKPLPPELLISKTDALRVPRGPLLKLLKAGLDIELEDGRIVKSAEVTGTPKNGFQVTVLGDTRFCDNSILLSNGSDIIIHEGTFDHETANLAREYGHSTILDAANVCKEANAKHLIINHISARFMPSDIKEMLAQVDHFPFPVFIADDFSEYEWQNGSLIKIKDSE, from the coding sequence ATGAAATTATTATTTTTAGGAACAGGTGCAGGAATGCCCTCTAAACAACGCAACACAACATCAACTGTTTTAAAACTATTAGAAGAAAGAGGAGCTTTTTGGATGTTTGATTGTGGGGAAGCGACTCAACATCAAATTCTACGAACTACTCTTAAACCGAGAAAACTAGAGAAACTCTTTATTACTCACTTGCATGGTGACCATATTTATGGACTCCCAGGGTTGCTAGGGTCTCGATCTTTCCTTGGTGGAGAAGAAGAACTCACTATTTATGGTCCATCAGGTATCAAAGCATGGATAGAGTTAACACTCACCACGTCCAAAACATATATCAAATATCCACTAACGATAATAGAGATAGAGGAAGGGATTGTATTTGAGGACGAGCAATTCATCGTGGAAGCAAAATTACTAGAGCATGTCATTCCATGCTTCGGTTATAAAATTACTCAAAAGCCTCTACCACCCGAGCTACTTATCAGTAAAACGGATGCGCTTCGTGTACCAAGAGGACCATTATTAAAGTTATTAAAAGCAGGATTAGATATTGAACTTGAAGATGGTCGAATAGTGAAGAGTGCAGAAGTGACAGGTACACCAAAGAATGGTTTTCAGGTAACTGTTTTGGGGGATACAAGGTTTTGTGATAATTCTATTTTGCTAAGTAATGGTTCTGATATTATCATTCATGAAGGAACGTTTGATCATGAAACGGCTAATCTTGCAAGGGAATATGGTCACTCAACTATCTTGGATGCTGCAAATGTATGTAAGGAAGCGAATGCTAAGCATTTAATCATCAATCATATTAGTGCACGATTTATGCCATCAGATATAAAAGAAATGTTGGCACAGGTTGATCATTTTCCTTTTCCAGTATTTATCGCAGATGATTTTTCTGAATATGAATGGCAAAATGGTTCCTTAATAAAAATAAAAGATTCCGAGTGA
- the proC gene encoding pyrroline-5-carboxylate reductase, whose amino-acid sequence MTKIVFVGAGSMAEAIINGLTKEEKVAPEFIHVMNKSDVDQLQLLKKTYNVQIVCEEKKALTDANIVFLAMKPKDAKVAFTEIAPFINKNATIISVIAGVTIQTITNYLGRRPIARVMPNTSAAVGLSATAICWNDLVTEEEKISIIHLLESIGTVKAVDEEDLHVVTALSGSGPAYFYYFAEQFEAAAIKHGMDKSDARHLFVQTMEGAAQMLKTGNAEPLELRRRVTSPGGTTEAGLEQLIQHNVKDAIFACIDAAQNKSRVLGKQYE is encoded by the coding sequence ATGACGAAAATTGTATTTGTCGGTGCTGGATCAATGGCAGAGGCTATCATTAATGGACTAACGAAGGAAGAAAAAGTTGCTCCAGAATTCATACATGTAATGAATAAATCAGATGTAGATCAGCTTCAGTTATTAAAAAAAACATACAATGTACAAATTGTATGTGAAGAGAAAAAAGCCCTTACGGATGCAAATATAGTTTTTTTAGCAATGAAACCAAAAGATGCAAAAGTTGCGTTTACTGAAATTGCTCCTTTTATTAATAAAAATGCAACAATTATTTCAGTTATAGCTGGTGTAACCATCCAAACTATTACAAATTATTTAGGGAGACGTCCGATTGCACGTGTAATGCCAAATACATCTGCAGCTGTTGGCTTGAGTGCAACCGCCATATGTTGGAATGACTTAGTTACCGAGGAAGAAAAAATATCCATCATACATTTATTAGAATCTATAGGAACAGTAAAAGCTGTCGATGAAGAGGATTTACATGTAGTTACTGCACTATCAGGAAGTGGTCCTGCCTACTTTTACTACTTTGCAGAACAATTTGAAGCTGCAGCAATAAAGCATGGTATGGATAAATCGGACGCGCGTCATTTATTTGTTCAAACGATGGAAGGCGCTGCTCAAATGCTTAAAACTGGTAATGCAGAACCTTTAGAATTACGGCGAAGAGTAACTAGCCCAGGTGGTACTACTGAAGCTGGTTTAGAACAATTGATACAGCATAATGTAAAAGACGCTATTTTTGCTTGTATCGATGCAGCTCAAAATAAATCCAGAGTGCTAGGAAAACAATATGAATAA
- a CDS encoding MBL fold metallo-hydrolase, translated as MTIHKIIVPTPFAVGDVNAYLLKGDALTLIDVGPKTEEALVAIKAGIKEAGYSLSDVEQVLLTHHHPDHSGWVEAFEQATLLGHAYNEPWLTRDEEFFHFHDDFYLQCLKEEGVPESYFQWVEKMKRPLHFIGNRPLQKILREGDSLPGHPDFTILETLGHAQSHLSFWSEKYRVLIGGDLVLEKISSNPLIEPPLDKVSERSKSMIQYNASLKRIQDLPVEKIFSGHGNEVFNVHQLITDRLEKQRERALKVLDMMKEEEKTIFELTQQLFPKVYEKELGWTLSETIGQIDYLLEEGYIKEQKNEKGILLYEQA; from the coding sequence ATGACTATACATAAAATTATTGTTCCTACGCCATTTGCTGTAGGTGATGTTAATGCATATTTATTAAAAGGCGATGCACTCACCTTAATAGATGTGGGTCCAAAAACAGAAGAAGCATTAGTAGCCATTAAGGCTGGAATTAAAGAAGCGGGATATTCGCTTTCAGATGTCGAGCAAGTATTGCTAACCCATCATCATCCAGATCACTCGGGTTGGGTAGAAGCATTTGAACAAGCAACATTATTAGGGCATGCTTATAACGAACCATGGCTAACGAGAGATGAAGAATTCTTTCACTTTCATGATGATTTTTATCTACAATGTTTAAAGGAAGAGGGTGTTCCAGAAAGTTACTTTCAATGGGTTGAAAAAATGAAAAGACCTTTACACTTTATTGGAAATCGACCTCTACAAAAGATTTTAAGAGAAGGTGATTCTCTTCCAGGTCATCCTGATTTCACAATTTTAGAGACATTAGGGCACGCCCAAAGCCATCTCTCCTTTTGGTCGGAGAAATATAGAGTATTAATCGGAGGTGATTTAGTGCTTGAAAAGATTTCTTCCAATCCATTAATTGAACCACCCCTTGATAAAGTTTCGGAACGATCAAAATCAATGATCCAATACAATGCTTCATTAAAACGAATTCAAGATTTACCTGTTGAAAAGATTTTTAGTGGTCACGGAAATGAGGTATTTAACGTGCATCAACTTATTACGGATAGACTTGAAAAACAAAGAGAAAGAGCATTAAAAGTTTTAGATATGATGAAAGAGGAAGAAAAAACTATTTTTGAACTTACTCAACAGCTGTTTCCAAAAGTATATGAAAAAGAACTTGGTTGGACTTTGTCAGAGACAATTGGTCAAATTGATTATTTATTGGAAGAGGGTTACATCAAGGAACAAAAAAATGAGAAAGGTATATTGTTATATGAGCAAGCCTAA
- a CDS encoding SDR family NAD(P)-dependent oxidoreductase, whose amino-acid sequence MSKPKKIFITGATSGVGLLLTKKLKADGHDVWATGRNMDVLEELDQLGIHSIYADLTKEQSFKELFQEMETPDTIIYCAGVGTFAYLTDLEEKNMIQMMNVNVTAPMLLTKYFADKMKEKGSGHFIFIASQAGKVATPKASVYAASKHAILGFANAIRMELKDFGIHVTTINPGPIDTPFLDLADQTGIYRGKLSKHLLQPEKVVTSIIKTIDYPVREVNLPSYMGLTSKLYAVFPKSVETLGKGFFNKK is encoded by the coding sequence ATGAGCAAGCCTAAAAAAATTTTCATAACCGGGGCAACAAGTGGGGTTGGGTTGTTACTCACAAAAAAACTGAAAGCTGATGGTCACGACGTTTGGGCAACTGGTCGAAACATGGATGTTCTGGAGGAATTAGATCAACTTGGAATTCATTCCATCTATGCAGATTTAACTAAAGAACAATCTTTTAAGGAGCTTTTTCAGGAAATGGAGACACCTGATACAATCATATATTGTGCCGGTGTTGGAACATTTGCATATTTAACTGATTTAGAAGAGAAAAACATGATACAAATGATGAATGTAAATGTTACTGCTCCGATGTTACTTACAAAATACTTTGCAGATAAAATGAAAGAAAAGGGTAGCGGCCATTTTATTTTTATCGCATCTCAAGCTGGGAAGGTTGCCACACCAAAAGCCTCTGTTTATGCTGCTTCCAAACATGCCATACTCGGTTTTGCCAATGCCATTCGTATGGAGCTTAAAGATTTCGGTATACACGTAACTACGATCAATCCCGGTCCAATTGATACACCATTCCTCGATTTAGCCGATCAGACAGGCATTTATAGAGGGAAGCTTAGTAAACATCTACTACAACCAGAAAAAGTAGTGACTTCTATTATTAAAACAATAGATTATCCTGTGCGAGAAGTTAACTTGCCTTCGTATATGGGTCTGACTAGTAAGCTATATGCAGTTTTTCCAAAAAGCGTGGAGACTCTAGGAAAAGGGTTTTTTAATAAAAAGTAG
- a CDS encoding GNAT family N-acetyltransferase translates to MNLQDIISLDFAYLETFSMRKDRKWGSLFYNENQPSYYDANHAHISEFSENPSFIMEEVVKFYNSKKIIPRFYLHNLDLQKELISILLENSFGYEELISPVQLWDKKLLEKEKNENIVIERVDKHNYFEALQIECSIKELGGKEVREKAFELEFNHPSFEHYILRYNGIACATACIFVNDKQARMESVATLEEFRGRGLIGELIHFIQTEIEKRCYENLWVFPINERVEKVYQRYGFKTVEKLKTGHAYLGGRSITEIQG, encoded by the coding sequence ATGAATTTACAAGATATTATTAGTTTGGATTTTGCTTATTTAGAAACTTTTTCAATGCGTAAGGATAGAAAATGGGGATCATTATTTTATAATGAGAATCAGCCATCATATTATGATGCAAATCATGCACATATTAGTGAATTTAGTGAAAATCCATCCTTCATAATGGAAGAAGTAGTGAAATTTTATAATAGTAAAAAAATTATACCAAGATTTTATCTACACAATTTAGATCTACAAAAAGAGCTAATTTCTATTTTACTTGAGAATAGCTTTGGATATGAGGAGTTAATTAGTCCAGTTCAATTATGGGATAAAAAGCTTTTAGAAAAAGAGAAAAACGAGAATATAGTGATTGAACGTGTCGATAAACATAATTATTTTGAAGCCCTTCAAATTGAATGTAGTATAAAAGAGCTTGGAGGTAAAGAAGTGAGAGAAAAAGCATTTGAGCTAGAGTTTAATCATCCAAGTTTTGAACACTATATACTTCGATATAATGGGATTGCCTGTGCCACTGCCTGTATTTTTGTAAATGATAAACAAGCTCGTATGGAGAGTGTAGCAACTTTAGAAGAGTTTAGAGGTAGGGGATTGATTGGGGAGCTAATTCATTTTATTCAAACTGAAATAGAAAAAAGATGTTATGAAAACCTATGGGTCTTTCCAATCAACGAAAGAGTTGAAAAAGTATATCAAAGATACGGATTTAAAACAGTAGAAAAGCTCAAAACGGGACATGCTTATTTAGGTGGAAGAAGTATAACTGAGATCCAGGGATGA
- a CDS encoding aspartyl-phosphate phosphatase Spo0E family protein, translating to MKSKLDKKALMVRIDIKRKDMYRKAKKLGLSHPLVVSVSQELDQLLNRYQEKYNNQNLNSLKNRLVS from the coding sequence GTGAAAAGTAAATTGGATAAGAAGGCTTTAATGGTTCGAATCGATATTAAGCGGAAAGACATGTATAGAAAAGCAAAAAAATTAGGATTATCGCATCCCCTTGTTGTATCCGTTAGCCAAGAGCTAGATCAACTACTTAATAGATATCAAGAAAAATATAATAATCAGAATTTAAATTCATTAAAAAACCGATTAGTCTCCTAA
- a CDS encoding serine hydrolase domain-containing protein, with translation MMTDYLQQLLKDWEKAYMQNNYLHGSLLVAYKGEMLLNNGYGMANFEHDIVNTSETKFRIGSITKSFTALAIFQLHEENRINIHNTINNYLPYFPNGDKITVYQCLTHTAGITNFTSYPDFWSNTMRLSSSLEEIINSFKNEPLEFEPGSQFDYSNSGYLLLTAIIEEVTGVKYAEYLKENILNPLGMYNTGCDNGIEIVPNLAAGYSYNGKPVHAPYADLSFPLGAYGLYSTTGDLLIWDRAIRFSTLISEEATKIMLTAYQDSYACGWFRKQVAERDCYFHFGDISGYVNEILCFEEDLMIIFLSNMNIVPVKKLTRDIAKKIFEQPIELAQLLNQINIFNMDFICGTYQSDNGHLSLHITQEKGLFLSVPKDYGVVYKFGLIPIRQEKNKLTMKTTIIDETLVLSYSAKNVLSICYTDCYGKQSILKKG, from the coding sequence ATGATGACAGATTATTTACAACAGCTTTTGAAGGATTGGGAAAAAGCTTACATGCAGAATAATTATCTCCATGGATCATTGTTGGTTGCATATAAAGGAGAAATGTTATTAAACAATGGGTATGGGATGGCAAACTTTGAACATGATATAGTTAATACATCTGAAACCAAATTTAGAATTGGTTCTATTACTAAAAGTTTTACTGCATTGGCTATTTTCCAATTACATGAGGAAAACAGGATTAATATACATAATACAATAAATAATTACTTGCCATATTTCCCAAATGGAGACAAAATCACTGTTTATCAATGCTTAACACATACAGCAGGGATAACGAATTTCACAAGTTATCCTGATTTTTGGAGTAATACGATGCGCCTTTCTTCCAGTTTAGAGGAGATAATTAATTCTTTTAAAAATGAGCCGTTAGAATTCGAGCCTGGCTCACAATTTGATTATAGCAATTCAGGCTATTTGTTATTAACCGCAATTATTGAAGAAGTTACTGGAGTTAAGTATGCTGAATATTTAAAGGAAAACATATTGAATCCACTTGGAATGTATAATACTGGCTGTGATAATGGAATAGAAATCGTACCAAACCTTGCAGCGGGATATTCATACAATGGTAAGCCAGTTCACGCCCCATATGCAGATCTTTCTTTTCCCTTAGGCGCTTATGGTCTTTATTCAACAACAGGTGATCTACTAATATGGGATAGAGCTATTAGATTTTCTACATTAATAAGTGAGGAAGCCACTAAAATCATGCTAACTGCTTATCAGGACTCCTATGCTTGTGGTTGGTTTAGAAAACAAGTAGCAGAAAGAGATTGCTACTTTCATTTTGGTGATATAAGTGGTTATGTAAATGAAATACTCTGTTTTGAAGAAGACCTCATGATTATTTTTTTATCCAATATGAATATTGTTCCTGTTAAAAAGCTGACAAGAGATATTGCTAAGAAAATTTTTGAACAACCAATTGAACTTGCTCAACTATTAAACCAAATAAACATATTTAATATGGATTTCATATGCGGTACCTATCAAAGCGATAATGGCCATTTGTCATTGCACATCACACAAGAAAAAGGCTTATTCCTTTCAGTTCCAAAAGATTACGGTGTGGTTTATAAGTTTGGGCTTATTCCTATTAGACAGGAAAAAAACAAATTAACGATGAAAACGACAATAATAGATGAAACATTAGTATTGAGTTACTCTGCAAAGAATGTGCTTTCCATTTGTTATACAGATTGCTATGGCAAACAAAGCATTCTAAAAAAAGGGTAA